One Sporichthya brevicatena DNA window includes the following coding sequences:
- the hypB gene encoding hydrogenase nickel incorporation protein HypB, whose amino-acid sequence MGRFHRHDDGTEHAHDHDHGDHGDHGDHGDHGDHGDHEHHHDHGDHQGYDTGPERVLVLERIFDENDRAAARNREVFDAAGIAAVNVMSSPGAGKTSLLAATFRRLENPERIGVIEGDIETSIDADRLSEAGARVSLLNTANGFGGECHLDAPMVAAALDKLPLDDLDLVIVENVGNLVCPAEFDVGAHHRVMVYSITEGEEKPLKYPVMFRSAEVVVINKMDLLPHLDFDLDLFERNLRQVNPNALVLRLSARTGEGMEDWTAWIESVRARPVAMA is encoded by the coding sequence ATGGGCCGCTTCCACCGTCACGACGACGGCACCGAGCACGCCCACGACCACGACCACGGCGACCACGGCGACCACGGCGACCACGGCGACCACGGCGACCACGGCGACCACGAGCACCACCACGACCACGGGGACCACCAGGGGTACGACACCGGCCCGGAGCGCGTGCTGGTCCTGGAACGCATCTTCGACGAGAACGACCGGGCCGCCGCCCGGAACCGGGAGGTGTTCGACGCGGCGGGCATCGCGGCCGTGAACGTGATGTCCTCGCCGGGCGCGGGCAAGACCTCGTTGCTCGCGGCGACGTTCCGCCGGCTCGAGAACCCCGAGCGCATCGGGGTGATCGAGGGCGACATCGAGACGAGCATCGACGCGGACCGCCTCAGCGAGGCCGGCGCCCGGGTGTCGCTGCTCAACACGGCGAACGGATTCGGCGGGGAGTGCCACCTCGACGCCCCGATGGTCGCGGCCGCGCTGGACAAGTTGCCGCTGGACGACCTCGACCTGGTGATCGTCGAGAACGTCGGCAACCTCGTGTGCCCGGCCGAGTTCGACGTCGGCGCCCACCACCGGGTGATGGTTTACTCGATCACCGAGGGCGAGGAGAAGCCGCTCAAGTACCCGGTGATGTTCCGCAGCGCCGAGGTCGTCGTCATCAACAAGATGGACCTGCTGCCGCACCTCGACTTCGATCTTGACCTGTTCGAGCGCAACCTGCGCCAGGTCAACCCGAACGCCCTCGTCCTGCGGCTCAGCGCCCGCACCGGCGAGGGCATGGAGGACTGGACCGCCTGGATCGAGAGCGTCCGCGCGCGACCCGTCGCGATGGCCTGA